In Acidobacteriota bacterium, the sequence ACTGAACGACCGCATCCGCGACCTGTCGGGGACCACAGCCACGGGCGGCGAGCCCTCGTCGAAGACTGCCGAGCCCGTCGGGGCCGAACCCAAGCGCGGTTTCTTCAGACGCTAACCGTCACCCCTAGCCGGCACCCTTACCCGTCCACAGTCGCTGCGGCGGGACGGGCGGCGGCCTCGGATCGACCGGCGGCCGAGTTGGGGCTGACCGTCGAGACCGCATGCTTGAACACCAGGAGTTCCCCCTGGTGTCCTTCCAGCAAGACCGTGAACTTGTCAAAGGATTTGACGCGACCCGTCAGCTTCTTGCCGTTGCTGAGAAACACAGTGACGACCGAACGCGCTTTACGAGCCGCGTTGAAGAAGTCGTTCTGAAGGTTTCTAGACTCCCCTTCCATCCGCGTCCTCCCATACGATGGATTCGAGCGCGCGGAGTATACCACGGTAGACGTGGGTTTCTTGTCAAGGGGGGTGGGGGTTGGCCGTCCAGTGGGTCACGATCTCTCCCGCGACGACCTCGGCGGGTCGTTCCGCGTCCAGCCAGATCACGCCGGGCTCGCTCCGGAACCAGGTGCGTTGACGCTTCGCGTAGCGTCTTGTGTTCCGTTGGATCGTCGGTAACGCCGACCGTGGATCCTGGCCCGCCTGCCGGCATTGCAGGATCTCTCGATAACCGATGGCCTTGAACCCACTGGCGCTCTCCGGGATCCCGTCGGCCAGGATCGCCTCGACCTCCTGAAGCAACCCGGCCGCGAAGAACCCATCGACCCTCTCTTCCAGGCGACGGGCCAATCGCTGCGAATCGAACTGCAGCGCAAACTTGGCATTGGGGAATCGCTCGGCGCCGGCGGCCCAGGTCCCCTGCTGCTCGAGCCGTCGGCTCCAGCTGGGGCCCTCCGACAGCAGGAGCTCGAGGGCCCGAATGGTCCGCTGCCCGTCGGCGGCGTGCAGACGGCCGGCACTCTCGGGATCCCAACACCGCAGCAGACGATAGAGTCGCTCGGCGCCGTAGCGCTCCCGCAGGCCGTAGAGCCGTTCTCTCAGCGCTTCATCCCGAGACGGCGCATCGACGATGCCACGCAGGAGCCCTCTCAGGTACATCCCGGTCCCGCCGACGATGATCGGCTGTCGTTTCCGGTCGACGATCTCGGCGATCACCGTCTCGGCCCGGCGGACGTAGCGGGCCAACGTGAACAACTCGCCCGGCTCAACTTCGTCGACCAGATGATGGGGCACCTCGGCCCGCTGCGCGTCGGAGGGCTTGGCCGTCGCGATGTCGAAGCGTCGGTACACCTGCAACGCATCGCAGCCGACGATTTCGCCGTCAACGGCCTTCGCGACCTCGATCGCGATTTCGGTCTTCCCGCTACCGGTCGGACCACAGATGATGAGGAGTGGGGACGCTAGCGACGCTGAGAATGCAGACGGTCCTGATATTCCTGGACCGTGGCTCGCAGGTGATCGGCACAATACGTCTGCCCTCGCGGTACGGCTGCGCTACAACGTGCGCAACGACTCCCGGACATTGTACGGGCAACCGGCGAGAGCACCGTCAGCAGGAGCCCACCGACGAAAGCGACCGCTCCGCCTATCAGTAATGGGCCGGTGAACTGGAAGAATTCGTCGCTTTGCATGAGCGACGCCTCCTCGGCGATCAACAGCCAGGCACCGGCTGCCATCGCGATCAGTCCTAACAATCGAAGTGTGCTTCCCACGGAGTGCCTCCTGGACAGACTCTTCATGGAATATAGGTTCCGGGAGGTGGGAGTTCACTACCTGTTTTGGGGTGAGTTTACGGGAAATCGCCGATCTTCTCGATTTCGGTGCCCCGGTAGTAGTGCGCGAGGATTTTCCGATAGCCCGCACCGCGGAGGGCCATGCCATAGGCACCTACCTGACACATCCCGACACCGTGCCCCCAGCCCTTACCGGTGAACAGCACGGCCTCGATGGATCCGTCCGTGGCGCGCTGGATCTCGATCACCGTCAGGATCTCGCGCAGGTCCAGGACCCTCCGCACATCGAAACCGATCGCACGACTCGAGCCGCTGCTGCCGACGAGTTCGAGTTCGACGACACGACCGGACACACCCCGCTTGATCACCTTCAGATCCTTCAGCGTCCCGATCGACAGTCGACGGTTGATGGTTCGTTCCAGCTGACGACGGGTCTTGCGAACCTGCCACTTGTAGAGCCGTCCGCTGCGATCGTCCGACGTGCCCTTGACTGGGGGTCTCAGCTCCAGGAAGTCGATGGCGCCCCGCGCATCGGTTCGATAACGGATCCGATCGCCGGGCCACAACTCCAGTTGATCGACGGGCACCGGATGCCCACCGGACCAACCCAGTAGCGTCGGACTGGACGCCAACTCGACACGGACCTCGGACTTCCCGCGGATGACCCTCACACTCGTCTTCCCCAGGCCGGAGACGACCGCCTTCTTCAGACGGAACGCCTTGTAGCTCTCCCCCAGCCGCGCCAGCGCCGGGACCAGGCGTCGGATCTGCGTCGCCTCTCCGGCCCGGTAGCGTCCGTCGCCGTGAGAGCTGAGGGCATCGATAGAAACCAGGTAGGCCAGCGCCCGCTGTTGCGTCGCCGGCAGGCTCTCGACCTCGGCATCCCTCAGAAGCGCCGGCACGTCGGCGTCTGCCACGAGGAGATCGAGTCGTGGCGCCAGGCCGAGGTCCCGCAACAGCTGCTCGGAGGAGGCTCCGAGTGTGGCCGTCGACGGCTCGGGTCCCTGCGGCGCCGGACGCCCCGCCAGGGACGCCAGTCTGCGTGTCGCGTCTCGCAAGCTGGCGCCGTCCTTCAGCACACCGGCGGCGACCAGCAAACCGTGGTCCCGGGAAACATCCCGACCGGTCTCGTCCTTGACGGCGGTCAAGTCACGACCGACCACCGTGCCACGCAGG encodes:
- the hfq gene encoding RNA chaperone Hfq → MEGESRNLQNDFFNAARKARSVVTVFLSNGKKLTGRVKSFDKFTVLLEGHQGELLVFKHAVSTVSPNSAAGRSEAAARPAAATVDG
- the miaA gene encoding tRNA (adenosine(37)-N6)-dimethylallyltransferase MiaA, giving the protein MCRSPASHGPGISGPSAFSASLASPLLIICGPTGSGKTEIAIEVAKAVDGEIVGCDALQVYRRFDIATAKPSDAQRAEVPHHLVDEVEPGELFTLARYVRRAETVIAEIVDRKRQPIIVGGTGMYLRGLLRGIVDAPSRDEALRERLYGLRERYGAERLYRLLRCWDPESAGRLHAADGQRTIRALELLLSEGPSWSRRLEQQGTWAAGAERFPNAKFALQFDSQRLARRLEERVDGFFAAGLLQEVEAILADGIPESASGFKAIGYREILQCRQAGQDPRSALPTIQRNTRRYAKRQRTWFRSEPGVIWLDAERPAEVVAGEIVTHWTANPHPP
- a CDS encoding SpoIID/LytB domain-containing protein, with protein sequence MRRLVVFLLLLLYGLSGQVFGDTVDDALARRAAALGEKTPRMRIGLDEGATLRVAGSGFRVIDPVSGADVWRDRYRGELRFVAEDPADPAGASATSTDRRQSVFRVQVAAFGGRDAAEAELEKLTKQFGVSGVVREDVDRGNWRVRLGESERRAGLQPLVDRLRVAGLGSIWIAEEPLREAARFRIRLVDESYASQVLDLGRVAIVPIGSAGVKVEDVAYRGLVEVRTTGFGTLQAINWIHLERYLRGVVPAELGPEVWPELEALKAQAVAARTYAWANRNQFADRGFDICFTPRCQVYKGLRAEHPLSDRALSQTRGEVLVHGKQPIDAKYTATCGGHTENGGLIFPEHLDSKYLTGVPCRAEEDAMASLRGTVVGRDLTAVKDETGRDVSRDHGLLVAAGVLKDGASLRDATRRLASLAGRPAPQGPEPSTATLGASSEQLLRDLGLAPRLDLLVADADVPALLRDAEVESLPATQQRALAYLVSIDALSSHGDGRYRAGEATQIRRLVPALARLGESYKAFRLKKAVVSGLGKTSVRVIRGKSEVRVELASSPTLLGWSGGHPVPVDQLELWPGDRIRYRTDARGAIDFLELRPPVKGTSDDRSGRLYKWQVRKTRRQLERTINRRLSIGTLKDLKVIKRGVSGRVVELELVGSSGSSRAIGFDVRRVLDLREILTVIEIQRATDGSIEAVLFTGKGWGHGVGMCQVGAYGMALRGAGYRKILAHYYRGTEIEKIGDFP